Proteins encoded in a region of the Drosophila sechellia strain sech25 chromosome 2L, ASM438219v1, whole genome shotgun sequence genome:
- the LOC6614530 gene encoding pneumococcal serine-rich repeat protein, whose product MGHHLSKFSARANSQEKREPPASSSPRDSAALVEAISVDEEELQVEEILTEATVSAATAATSPAEVRQIIIKIQLAKMENGNPVAAGQVESFAEVVEQEEQQRQCAGGATDDDAAALSADSLNANGQIVNVTLEGGYGEVGVVTNRTAGSSPEAPKTERQPVNNNSLAGSVGAAISTLQLHDNHGGNANCPLEADDDDDLDESLLRRRRSNSNSRSNIHHHPEQQQQHEAEVVEYCEVLESLPVSNMLSAGTQHSSKPVFRSNNSNSCCRSRSKALSMGAATSSASGSASTSASASTSSKRRCCKCKCRDAFRGLRDMLPSSSSSVSNKKDAAAVVATVPRKSRTADRRSTPPTLGTSSGSSQRRMQSQRMRNSVAVPDASHHHHQLIIRITSPGFVVESPNGGRVTVVTEPAPQSPQTPPRPRPQATVVPAGGAGHAGIGVARNMTVHSQIDFMHCLVPDLEKITNSSFYWGKMDRYEAEHLLEGKPEGTFLLRDSAQEEFLFSVTFRKYGRSLHARIEQSGHKFSFDCHDPCVFTAPTVTGLLEHYKDPACVMFFEPCLTIPLHRRQTFSLQQLSRATIVSNTSYDGINQMELPGRLKSYLKEYHYKQKLRVKPIDQNTPVPYYGNV is encoded by the exons ATGGGTCATCACCTTAGCAAGTTCTCAGCACGCGCCAATAGCCAGGAAAAGAGAGAACCGCCCGCCAGCTCGAGCCCCAGGGATTCAGCAGCACTAGTAGAGGCGATCAGCGTggacgaggaggagctgcaggTGGAAGAGATCCTCACGGAGGCCACAGTCTCAGCAGCCACTGCCGCCACATCGCCGGCGGAAGTGCGTCAGATCATCATCAAAATCCAGCTGGCCAAAATGGAGAACGGCAATCCGGTGGCCGCTGGTCAGGTGGAAAGTTTCGCGGAGGTGGTGGaacaggaggagcagcagcggcaatgCGCAGGTGGTGCCACCGACGACGACGCCGCCGCCTTGTCTGCGGATTCGCTGAATGCAAATGGGCAGATTGTGAATGTGACCCTGGAGGGCGGCTACGGCGAGGTGGGCGTGGTGACAAATCGAACTGCTGGCAGTTCGCCGGAAGCGCCCAAAACCGAACGACAGCCCGTGAATAACAACAGTTTAGCGGGAAGCGTCGGCGCTGCGATAAGTACGTTACAACTGCACGACAACCACGGCGGCAACGCCAACTGCCCCTTGGAAGccgacgacgatgacgaccTGGATGAGTCGCTGCTGCGTCGGCgtcgcagcaacagcaacagccgcagcaacaTCCACCACCAcccggagcagcagcagcagcacgagGCCGAAGTCGTCGAGTATTGCGAAGTGCTCGAGTCGCTGCCAGTCAGCAATATGTTGTCGGCGGGAACGCAACACAGCAGCAAGCCAG TTTTCAGAAGCAATAATAGCAACAGTTGCTGCCGCAGTCGCAGTAAAGCACTTTCAATGGGCGCAGCAACATCCTCCGCCTCCGggtccgcatccacatccgcgtccgcatccacatcctccAAGCGGCGATGCTGCAAGTGCAAGTGTCGCGACGCCTTCCGTGGATTGAGGGACATGCTgccgagcagcagcagttccGTGAGCAATAAAAAGGATGCCGCTGCGGTGGTGGCGACGGTTCCGAGGAAATCCCGGACAGCTGACCGCCGCTCCACACCGCCCACGCTGGGCACATCGAGTGGGAGCTCCCAACGCCGGATGCAGAGCCAAAGGATGCGGAATTCGGTCGCCGTTCCGGACGCCagccatcaccatcatcagcTCATCATTCGGATCACATCGCCGGGCTTCGTGGTCGAGTCGCCCAATGGCGGACGCGTAACTGTGGTAACCGAGCCCGCACCCCAGTCGCCCCAGACTCCgccccggccacgcccccaggcTACGGTCGTCCCTGCCGGAGGGGCTGGCCATGCCGGAATCGGAGTCGCCCGCAACATGACCGTGCACTCGCAAATCGACTTCATGCACTGCCTGGTTCCCGATCTGGAGAAGATCACGAACAGCAGCTTCTACTGGGGCAAGATGGACCGCTACGAGGCGGAGCACCTGCTCGAGGGCAAGCCGGAGGGCACGTTCCTGCTGCGCGACTCCGCTCAGGAGGAGTTCCTCTTCTCGGTCACATTCCGCAAGTACGGCAGGTCACTGCACGCCCGCATCGAGCAGAGCGGTCACAAGTTCAG CTTCGACTGCCACGATCCGTGCGTCTTCACGGCGCCCACGGTGACAGGACTTTTGGAGCACTACAAGGACCCCGCCTGCGTGATGTTCTTCGAGCCCTGCCTGACGATACCCCTGCACCGAAGGCAGACCTTCTCCCTGCAGCAGCTCTCCCGGGCGACCATTGTGTCCAACACCAGCTACGACGGGATCAACCAGATGGAGCTGCCCGGCCGGCTGAAGAGCTACCTCAAGGAGTACCACTACAAGCAGAAGCTGCGCGTCAAGCCCATCGACCAGAACACCCCGGTGCCGTACTACGGCAATGTATAG